TGCCGCTATGTAGAGGATATATGCCGTCTATAGTAAATATAAAATTTACAATGTCTGGAAGGCAACTATTGGGATAAAATTTATTTATATATATTTCATTGTTTTCTTTTATAAATTGCTTTTCATTAACGGAAAATTTTTCGCCCAAAATCATAGGCAAAGTGTCTAGGGAGATTAATGTGGGCTTTGCCTGAAGTGGCGTAAAGGACTGATTTTTCTTGTCTAGTTTTTGCTGCTTTATTTTCCAGTGCTGTAACTCCAGTTGATTTTTAAATGTTTTTACGCTTTTCTTGGATAGGCCACTCAAGAGAAGGTCTATATTTTGTAAAGGAATGTATTTTTTTGTATTTTGATAGCAATGAACAATATTTCCTCTCTGATCAATCCAAAATAGATGGCCTTTATCAGCTAAATCCAAAAAAAAGTTTCTGATAATAAGATAATAATCATCGAGAGGATTATTGGGGTAAAGCATATCGTAATTGAAATATGTAAAATATATTTGTGTTGAAGTATAATCTATTTTTCGATCCGCAAAAATACACCTATAGTCCTTTATACAATATAACCCAACAAACGACATTTTTATTCCATATTTTTTAAAACAATTGTATCATTATTTCTTTATTTTTATACTACTAAAGTAATCTTTTTTAAAAAATGTGTACCCTAACGTGTACCCTTGAATAGGATTTTATGTCTTTTGGATTTTTATAAAAGCTCTATAATATCGATATAATCAATGGTGCCCGAGGTCGGACTCGAACCGACACAAGGTTGCCCTTACCAGATTTTGAGTCTGGCGCGTCTACCAGTTTCACCACTCGGGCTAAGTTAAGATTGAAATTTTAGATTTGTGAGAAGAAAGAAAAAGGGGGAGACTTGCTCCCCTAAAAAGAAATTATTTCTTTTTACTTTTTTTAGCAGCACCAGCAGCAACTGCTTCTTTAAGTTTTTTGCCAACTTTGAATTTAACTGCTTTGCTAGCAGGAACGTCGATAACTTTTTTAGTTCCAGGAACTCTAGCTTTTCTTGCAGCTCTGTCAGCAGTACCGAAAGTACCAAAGCCTATAAAGCTAATTGTATCGCCTTTTTCAAGAACTGCTTGGATTGTCTCCAAAGTAGCATCAACAACTTTTAGAGTATCTTTTTTTGAAAGACCAGCCTTATCGGCAACAGCTTGAATAAATTCAGCTTTTTTCATGAACCATCCTTTTAAGAAGTTATGTGGCTATATTACACTCTTTTAAAAAAAAATACAATACTTTTTCCCTAAATTTAGCTCTTTTTTACGTTTTTTTAACAAAAAATGCAATTTTTTTAAAAATTTACTCGCAAATTTCAAACATAAGCTCGGTCTTTAGACCAAACTTTTTCATATCAATAAGCTTTAAATTTTTAAAATTTAAGCTCATTAGTTCATCTTTATTTTTTACAAGCTTATTTACTATATGGCGCAAGACTTCGCCTCTATATGCTTTTGCGTGATGACTCACTATTTTTTTATTTTTTACAAAACAAAAAGTTATGTATTCTTTTTTTATAGTGTAAAATTTTTCATAAAACTTAGCTCTAAGGTCTAAAATTTCATCATTTTGTAAAAAATCATCAACCGCTTTACTAAAATTTTTTTCATAAAATTTTGAAATTTCAAAGCCATCCATCTTTTCACCTTGCTTTAGTTTGTACTCTGGTATCTCATCTTTTGCCAAGATAGGTCCAAATAAATTTGAAAATATTAAAACATTATTATCTATATATTTTTGTGCCTCATTGTCTAAACCACGATAGTTTAGATGTTTATAAGCCACTCCATCATACCTTAAGATGGCTTTTATGCTGCCTTTTTGAGATAGGCTTTCTCGCAGCTGCTTACTCTCTTTAAGCTCTTTTAGTCCAAAAAGCTTTTTTATATCGTCTAAATTTGCGTTTTTTAAAAACTCATCGTATTTATTTAAAATTTCAACTCTTTTGTCAAAAAGTTCTGGAAATATCAAATCCTTACCATTAAATTTATTATTCGTATTTAGAGAAATTTTACTTTCGCTTGGAGAAAAGAGAATTTTTAATGCCATTGTTCTTACCTATTTTTTATATATAAAATTTGTTGGATTATACAATAAACTTTTTATGCTAAAAAAAATCAAATTTTTACCGATATAAAAACAAGCGGAATCATTTTTGCTTAGAGTGAATAAAAATTTAGGAAAAAATTATGAGAATAACAAACCAACTACGTTTTAGTCAGACTTTACATGACTACCAAAAAAATATGACTGGTGTAAATAAAAGCTACAAGCAGCTCTCAAATGGTTTGAAAATTCAAGATCCATACGATGGTGCTGCGACTTATAATGATGCGATGAGGCTTGATTATGAAGCAACTACTCTCACTCAAGTAGTTGACGCCACTGGTAAATCTGTAAATTTCTCAAAAAATACAGATAATGCGTTGCAAGAGTTTGAAAAACAGCTTGAAAATTTTAAGACAAAAGTAGTCCAGGCAGCTAGCAGCGTGCATAGTAAGACATCGCTAGAGGCTTTAGCAAATGATCTTCAAGGTATAAAAAATCATCTTGTGAATATTGCAAACACTTCGGTTAATGGGCAGTTTTTGTTTTCTGGAAGTGCTGTTGATACAAAGCCAATAGATGGTGCAGGAAAGTATCAAGGCAACCGTGATTATATGAAGACATCAGCCGGTGCTCAGGTTGAGCTTCCTTACAATATCCCAGGATATGATCTATTTTTAGGAAAAGATAGCGATTACAGTAAAATTTTGACTACAAATGTTCGTTTGGCTGATCAAACTAGAACCGACATCTCTTATGCGCCAAAATTTCTAAACGATAACAGCAAGATAAAAAATATGATCGGGCTAAACTACGCTAGCGATTCAGTGGTTAGAAGTGATGGCTCTTACAATGGCACAATAAATCCGGATTATGATTTTTTAGATAATTCAAATGTAAATTTTCCGGATACATATTTTTTCATGCAAGGCAAAAAGCCAGATGGCACGACATTTACTAGTAAATTTAAGATGAGTGCAAATACAACAATGGCTGGACTTATGGAAAAAATCGGCATGGAATTTGGCAATACAAAAACAACAAAAGTTGTTGATGTAAGCATAAATAACGATGGACAATTTAATATAAAAGATCTTACTAAAGGTAATCAAACTATTGACTTTCATATGGTTGCAGCCACATCAGTAGCACCAAATCGCGGTGCAATCGCTCAAAACAACGCGCTTGATGCTGTAAATTCTCTTGAAGATCTTGAAACAATGGCAAATAACGTTCCAAAAACGGTTCATATCACTGAGTTTGTAAAGAGCAAATATACCGATAAAGATGGAAATGCGACAAATGCATTTGACTATGATAAGGTTAGATTTGAAAGAAAGGATAATGAACTAATCGCGAATTTACCTCAAGTAGCTAGAAGAACGGGCGAATATGCAACAGATCAGACAAAGCTAAGCGAAGTCTCTGGTACAAAAGAGAGCTATGATAGAAATTTATATCCAAAAGATGTTGATGCTAGAAAGAGAGAGCTTTTTAATATAGACAACCAAGAGATAAATTTACAAGTAAAGTCAATCACTGGCACAAAATATGACATAAAGGTAAAAATGGGCACAGCAGGGGGTACAAATACTCCAGTACAATTTGAAATAACATCTACACCACCAGGCGGCACACCTTCTGCACCTAGAACTTTAACAGTTTATAACTCAGATGAGTTTGGAAGTTACAGAACTTATGCTAGTGATTTTACTTATAGGCAGCTCATGGATATCGTTGCTATGGCAGCAAGCGATAATATCCCAAACCCTCCACATGCAGAAAACGCAAATTTTGATACAGATATAGAAAAGGTAAAAAGAGATCAAAACTATAATGCCTATAAAGAGGCTTTATCAAAAACTAAGGGTGCGGTAGAGACAACTTTAGATGATAAAGGCAGAATGGTTTTAACCGATAAGACAAAATCAGTAACAAACATAGAAGTAACTATGCATGATGCAAAAAATAGCGATAAATTTGATGGCGATAGCACTGGTAGAGATACAGCTGGTAATGCTGGCCACCCTCAAGGAAAGGGTTCTGTCTTTAGCTTTAATGAAAATAATGCTTTAACTATTGATGAGCCAAGTACGAGCGTTTTTCAAGACCTTGATAATATGATCGAAGCTGTTAGAAAGGGATATTATAGAGCTGATGCAAATAGTAGTGACCCACGAAATACCGGCATGCAAGGTGCATTACAAAGGCTTGATCATTTAATAGATCATGCAAATAAAGAGCTTACAAAGATCGGCTCTCAATCAAAACTTTTAACAGCTACAAAAGAGCGAGCCGAAGTAATGAAAGTGAATGTGCAAACTGTTAAAAATGATGTAATTGATGCAGACTATGCGGAGTCGTATTTGAGATTTACGCAACTTTCGCTTTCATACCAAGCTACACTTCAAGCAAGTGCAAAGATCAATCAACTAAGTTTGCTTAACTACTTAAATTAAAATTATAAATCAGCAGGCCACCTAGCTTGCTGATTTTTTAAAATTAAACTCAAGCGTGCTATAATAAGCCTTTTTTATAAAGGATCTAAAATTTTACGACATATCTTATTTACAATTTTTGTTTGCATTTTTATATATTTTGGTATCGCTACAGCTGCTCCAACTGCTGATTTTGTTGGCTCGCTTGGACAAAGCCTTGGTATTTTA
The DNA window shown above is from Campylobacter concisus and carries:
- a CDS encoding YaaA family protein, giving the protein MALKILFSPSESKISLNTNNKFNGKDLIFPELFDKRVEILNKYDEFLKNANLDDIKKLFGLKELKESKQLRESLSQKGSIKAILRYDGVAYKHLNYRGLDNEAQKYIDNNVLIFSNLFGPILAKDEIPEYKLKQGEKMDGFEISKFYEKNFSKAVDDFLQNDEILDLRAKFYEKFYTIKKEYITFCFVKNKKIVSHHAKAYRGEVLRHIVNKLVKNKDELMSLNFKNLKLIDMKKFGLKTELMFEICE
- a CDS encoding HU family DNA-binding protein; translation: MKKAEFIQAVADKAGLSKKDTLKVVDATLETIQAVLEKGDTISFIGFGTFGTADRAARKARVPGTKKVIDVPASKAVKFKVGKKLKEAVAAGAAKKSKKK
- the flgL gene encoding flagellar hook-associated protein FlgL, yielding MRITNQLRFSQTLHDYQKNMTGVNKSYKQLSNGLKIQDPYDGAATYNDAMRLDYEATTLTQVVDATGKSVNFSKNTDNALQEFEKQLENFKTKVVQAASSVHSKTSLEALANDLQGIKNHLVNIANTSVNGQFLFSGSAVDTKPIDGAGKYQGNRDYMKTSAGAQVELPYNIPGYDLFLGKDSDYSKILTTNVRLADQTRTDISYAPKFLNDNSKIKNMIGLNYASDSVVRSDGSYNGTINPDYDFLDNSNVNFPDTYFFMQGKKPDGTTFTSKFKMSANTTMAGLMEKIGMEFGNTKTTKVVDVSINNDGQFNIKDLTKGNQTIDFHMVAATSVAPNRGAIAQNNALDAVNSLEDLETMANNVPKTVHITEFVKSKYTDKDGNATNAFDYDKVRFERKDNELIANLPQVARRTGEYATDQTKLSEVSGTKESYDRNLYPKDVDARKRELFNIDNQEINLQVKSITGTKYDIKVKMGTAGGTNTPVQFEITSTPPGGTPSAPRTLTVYNSDEFGSYRTYASDFTYRQLMDIVAMAASDNIPNPPHAENANFDTDIEKVKRDQNYNAYKEALSKTKGAVETTLDDKGRMVLTDKTKSVTNIEVTMHDAKNSDKFDGDSTGRDTAGNAGHPQGKGSVFSFNENNALTIDEPSTSVFQDLDNMIEAVRKGYYRADANSSDPRNTGMQGALQRLDHLIDHANKELTKIGSQSKLLTATKERAEVMKVNVQTVKNDVIDADYAESYLRFTQLSLSYQATLQASAKINQLSLLNYLN